Within Nakaseomyces glabratus chromosome G, complete sequence, the genomic segment aaagaaaaaaggcGATGCGTgcaaaaagaatataaagaaGTCCAATTCAAAATACTGTCCAAAACCAATGTATTTTGATATGAATAGCATTAGCAAAGGTGTATTCATATGTCTATAAGTTTGAAAGTTAAGGCATTTGATGTCTCAATACGCGATACTGAAAGGCAAACGCTGTGGTTTCGTGCCGTATACTATCTGTCAACCATTAGTGAAGAGATCTGTTTAACTATTTCTGACTCATTCATAATTGCCTCGGCTGTTAACAGTGCGTATACAAGCTCATGTAAGGTAACCTTTGAGAGAAAGTTTTTTGATAGTTTTGAATATAATCCACATGAAATTGTCTTTGGAGAATCAGGTTTACAGGTAGCTAAAGATGCCATCGGTGAGTCCAAGAAACTATACTCGTTGTTGATCAACGGAAAGCATTTGACGACTATATCCAAGGTCTCTTCAGACAGCGGACCGGTGAATGAATTTAAGATTGCAATTGATAATACTATATCATGTCCGGAAGCATTGGCAAACCGTCTTTTGGTTTCTATCGAAATGGAGTCATTGGTTCAGAAGGAATATAGTCCACAGTTTACGCCAACACAGTATAACCCGATTTTAGTTgatttaaaatataaaagaaaatttctAGATGTATTCGGAACCACAGAGACGCGGTCTACATCTAATTCTCCCATTGATCCTAAGCTTCGGGAGATTTGTAGGAATATAGAACAAGAGTTATCAAAAGAGTTATTCACAGATGCTATAACAAGTGAAAATCGTGACCGTAATGCAATGATGGAAGAAATAAACTACATTTGTTGTAATCAATCTTTACTAAGAAATTTTGTTGATAATTGTAACACATCGCTAACTGATGAGATCCAACTTCAACTAGATACGCGAAGACTGATCCTAACGGCTTTCACAAAAGCCATATATGGGAAGGGCAATGATATACTGAAAAGTGCTATATCAATGAGTAATACTATTGCCCTCACTACACTTGAACAttgttcaatattttgGGTTGAGGATAAGGAGATGTCAGGCAGAAAACCTATGGCCAAGACGATTGTATTCAAGTCTAAAGAGTTCAAGAATTTTGTTGCGATGAATACATCCTCAAGACAGCACGATTATTCGACAGGGTGTATCAATATATGGTTTTGTAATCCCGGCGATCCAATTCTGATGGAACATAAGAAAGGTAATGTTAAATTTGAACTGCTTCAGGTAACGGACTCGTATTCACAAGATAATTTACCTAAGGTCATTGCAGAAGGCATTAACACTAACAGTGAATCTCCAAACAAGTACTCGGTTTCACCCTTGCGAATGAGTGCCATAAAGTCAACTTCTAATATGAATATCAAGAAGGAACCACGAAACACTCCTTTAAGTAAAGTTTATAACATGTCTTCCGGTTATAAGGACATGTCTGATGGGAAGCCAAGTCCTACCAGGAGGTTATTTGTTGCTGATGATGATATGTCAGAAGGAGAGCTTCAATCAGAGAACCAATCTGTaattgaaagaaacagCAAAGAAACAGCTTTCAATGTCATTCCAGTTCACGGTTTCTCAAACAGTCACCTTGATAAGGATGTTGGGATTGCGTTAAATGAGAGAACAGAAGCTACCAGAAATGCAACAATAATTGGATGGGGCTCGAATACAGACATGTCAGAGGTAACTACAAACAATGCTAATTCAGGGATAGATTTGTTTAAGAAGGAGAAACGTAAAATATATGAGCAAGAGGGTAGTCAAAGTAAAAAAGCTAAAGGAGAATCCCAATTTGGACCTACACAAACGGAACTACCTAAAGGTTTACTGGATTAATACTATTGTATTGTTATTTGGTACTGACTCTGGcgtattatttttttcaatgaaGGTTATAATGTTGAGTGGCCTTCCATGCACGACAGCcctatttatttttagtCACTGTCTTTTTTCGTGGTGTTTCCAACTGGATCgtctcatctcatcgcaaattttaagttttgaaaaagtgaaaaaagtCTACATTTAAAGTATGTGGTATGTGAGAATCAATGAAGTGTACAAGACTATCGGTCCgaaataaattaaagaCTATCTTAGTTTGTTCAAGTGTATCGATTATGAATTAcgacgatgaagatgatgattcTTATGATCCATATAATGCTCTTCCCAAGCCAACCTTCAGTGGGGTGATTGGTGATGATACGGCTCATGTCAATAAGAAACCTAGAATACAGGAAAACTATGCACctattcaaaatatttccAACACATATGCATACAATACAGGAAATATGATGATGACTGGTTACCCATACCCTCCTGTCTATCAACAACCTCAAGGTGTTTATATGGCAACAAATAATCAATGGGATAACCGGTATCCCATGACATGGCAGCAATATATGCCAGCTCAGAGTAATAGCATATCTATGCATACACCAGATATTAATTACACCAATTACCACACACCACAACCCGTTGCTCCTTATATATCTGAAAATTCTAGAGGCTTTTTG encodes:
- the DDC1 gene encoding Ddc1p (CAGL0G09196g~Ortholog(s) have role in intra-S DNA damage checkpoint, meiotic recombination checkpoint, recombinational repair and checkpoint clamp complex localization), whose amino-acid sequence is MSISLKVKAFDVSIRDTERQTLWFRAVYYLSTISEEICLTISDSFIIASAVNSAYTSSCKVTFERKFFDSFEYNPHEIVFGESGLQVAKDAIGESKKLYSLLINGKHLTTISKVSSDSGPVNEFKIAIDNTISCPEALANRLLVSIEMESLVQKEYSPQFTPTQYNPILVDLKYKRKFLDVFGTTETRSTSNSPIDPKLREICRNIEQELSKELFTDAITSENRDRNAMMEEINYICCNQSLLRNFVDNCNTSLTDEIQLQLDTRRLILTAFTKAIYGKGNDILKSAISMSNTIALTTLEHCSIFWVEDKEMSGRKPMAKTIVFKSKEFKNFVAMNTSSRQHDYSTGCINIWFCNPGDPILMEHKKGNVKFELLQVTDSYSQDNLPKVIAEGINTNSESPNKYSVSPLRMSAIKSTSNMNIKKEPRNTPLSKVYNMSSGYKDMSDGKPSPTRRLFVADDDMSEGELQSENQSVIERNSKETAFNVIPVHGFSNSHLDKDVGIALNERTEATRNATIIGWGSNTDMSEVTTNNANSGIDLFKKEKRKIYEQEGSQSKKAKGESQFGPTQTELPKGLLD